The following proteins come from a genomic window of Phacochoerus africanus isolate WHEZ1 chromosome 9, ROS_Pafr_v1, whole genome shotgun sequence:
- the LOC125136477 gene encoding myeloid-associated differentiation marker-like, with the protein MGTWMGAVSNWSMFIWCFCSTMTIFILIVELCGLQSHFPFSWFNFLITYTCYAALFCISASIIYLTSYIWFFPPGRSQDHAIAATAFSCIASLAYAMEVAWAWTWIWLGLITGYMATVPGLFKGLEIFMACVIFAFISSPLLYQHQPALVWCVAVYAICFLLAVMALLLNWCNWDNSLPIPFPIFQLGLTLLSVLLYASALVLWPLYQFDEKVDSQPQKSRDMSCSEGLTYYLCTWDQRLAVAILTATNLLLYVVDLVSLTCMVFGGTKDQPRGS; encoded by the coding sequence ATGGGCACCTGGATGGGGGCCGTAAGTAACTGGTCCATGTTCATCTGGTGCTTCTGCTCCACCATGACCATCTTCATCCTCATAGTTGAATTATGTGGGCTCCAGTCTCACTTCCCCTTCTCCTGGTTCAACTTTCTCATCACCTACACCTGCTATGCTGCCCTCTTCTGCATCTCGGCCTCCATCATTTACCTCACCTCTTACATCTGGTTCTTCCCTCCTGGCCGCTCCCAGGATCATGCTATTGCAGCCACTGCATTCTCCTGCATCGCTTCACTGGcttatgccatggaagtggcctgGGCCTGGACCTGGATCTGGCTGGGTTTAATCACCGGCTACATGGCCACGGTGCCAGGCCTGTTCAAGGGGCTGGAGATTTTCATGGCCTGTGTCATCTTCGCCTTCATCAGCAGCCCCCTCCTGTACCAGCACCAGCCGGCCCTGGTGTGGTGCGTGGCCGTGTATGCCATCTGTTTCCTTCTGGCTGTCATGGCCCTCCTGCTGAACTGGTGTAACTGGGACAACAGCCTGCCCATCCCCTTCCCCATTTTCCAGCTGGGGCTCACCCTGCTCTCCGTCCTCCTCTACGCCAGCGCACTGGTGCTCTGGCCTCTCTACCAGTTTGATGAGAAGGTGGACAGCCAGCCCCAGAAGTCTAGGGATATGAGCTGCAGTGAAGGGCTCACCTACTACTTGTGCACCTGGGACCAAAGACTGGCTGTGGCCATCCTGACAGCCACCAACCTGCTGCTCTATGTGGTTGACCTGGTGTCCTTGACCTGCATGGTTTTTGGAGGAACTAAAGATCAGCCCAGGGGCTCCTga